The Aerosakkonema funiforme FACHB-1375 genome has a segment encoding these proteins:
- a CDS encoding TetR/AcrR family transcriptional regulator, translating to MGILQRTTQSEEATRTRIVKAAQKLFARQGYDGTTTRDLAAAAGVAEGTLFRHFANKKAILVEVATEGWVEILTDLLTELSEMGSYEAVAQVMRRRMMNFHSNADMMRVCFMEAQFHPDLRDRVQSEVIAKMTDVAEAFFETAMDRGIYRRMNPKIVAQVFVGMFAIAGFSHDTIMEPGASPQAIKEMAEGIADIFLNGVLAKS from the coding sequence ATGGGAATTTTGCAGCGAACCACTCAGTCAGAAGAAGCGACGCGCACTCGCATCGTCAAAGCAGCGCAAAAGTTGTTTGCCCGTCAAGGTTATGATGGTACGACGACTCGCGATCTGGCGGCGGCAGCGGGAGTAGCAGAAGGAACTTTGTTTCGACATTTTGCCAACAAAAAGGCGATTTTGGTGGAAGTGGCGACAGAGGGATGGGTAGAAATACTAACCGATTTGCTGACAGAACTGAGCGAAATGGGCAGTTACGAAGCTGTGGCGCAGGTAATGCGACGGCGGATGATGAATTTTCACTCGAATGCCGATATGATGCGGGTTTGCTTTATGGAAGCCCAATTTCACCCAGATTTGCGCGATCGCGTGCAGTCGGAAGTAATTGCCAAAATGACGGATGTAGCCGAAGCATTCTTTGAAACGGCGATGGATAGAGGTATTTATCGCCGGATGAACCCAAAAATTGTCGCGCAGGTGTTTGTGGGAATGTTTGCGATCGCAGGTTTTAGCCACGATACCATTATGGAGCCAGGAGCTTCACCCCAAGCCATCAAAGAAATGGCAGAGGGAATTGCCGACATTTTTCTCAACGGCGTACTGGCTAAAAGTTAG
- a CDS encoding M16 family metallopeptidase, whose protein sequence is MLWLGLWPQAALARTHNIVAAASIQPYLDRVMQRVTEFRLDNGMKFIVLERHQAPVVSFLTYADVGGANEPDGKTGVAHFLEHLAFKGTTRIGTKNYAAEKPLLDDLDKLSQQIQAAKATGKEAEVAQLQDQFKKVEAQAAELVKQNEFGRIVEQAGGEGLNATTSTDATRYFYSFPSNKLELWMSLESERFLDPVMREFYKEKDVILEERRLRVDNSPIGKMLEAFIDTAYKVHPYRRPVIGYDGDIRNLTREDVQEFFDTHYVPSKLTIAIVGDVNPAQVKKLAETYFGRYKAKPTTPETLAAEPKQTETREITLQLPSQPWYLEGYHRPAMNHPDNAIYDIIGSILSDGRTSRLYKSLVEKQQIALTAQGFSGFPGDKYPTMMLFYALTAPGHTVDEVAKGLRSQIDRLKTEPVSAEELDRVKTQARAGLLGTLNSNDGMASALVEYEVKTGSWKNLFKQLDAIAAVTPADIQRVAQATFQPQNRTIGRLLPKE, encoded by the coding sequence ATGCTGTGGTTGGGACTCTGGCCACAAGCAGCTTTAGCGCGTACCCATAACATAGTAGCAGCTGCATCAATTCAGCCGTATTTAGATCGAGTCATGCAGCGAGTGACAGAGTTTCGGCTCGATAACGGCATGAAATTCATCGTTTTGGAAAGACATCAAGCACCAGTAGTTTCTTTTCTCACCTATGCTGATGTCGGCGGTGCAAACGAGCCAGATGGAAAAACAGGTGTAGCGCACTTTCTGGAACATTTGGCTTTCAAAGGAACCACGCGCATAGGCACAAAAAACTACGCAGCAGAAAAGCCACTACTGGACGATCTCGATAAATTATCGCAACAAATTCAAGCTGCTAAAGCCACAGGAAAAGAAGCAGAAGTTGCACAATTACAAGACCAATTCAAAAAAGTGGAAGCGCAAGCAGCCGAATTAGTCAAGCAAAACGAATTCGGTCGCATTGTTGAGCAAGCGGGAGGCGAGGGACTCAACGCCACAACTTCCACAGACGCCACCCGCTACTTCTACAGCTTCCCCTCCAACAAGCTAGAACTGTGGATGTCCCTAGAATCGGAACGGTTTCTCGATCCAGTGATGCGAGAATTTTATAAAGAGAAAGATGTCATCTTAGAAGAACGACGCCTGCGCGTCGATAACTCGCCCATCGGTAAAATGCTGGAAGCATTTATCGACACAGCTTACAAAGTACATCCCTATCGGCGTCCGGTCATCGGGTATGACGGAGATATCCGCAATCTGACGCGAGAAGACGTGCAGGAGTTTTTCGACACACACTACGTCCCCAGCAAATTGACGATCGCAATTGTCGGCGATGTCAACCCCGCACAAGTCAAAAAATTAGCCGAAACTTACTTCGGTCGCTACAAAGCCAAACCGACAACACCGGAAACTTTAGCTGCGGAACCAAAACAAACCGAAACCAGAGAAATAACCTTGCAATTGCCTTCGCAACCTTGGTATTTAGAAGGATACCACAGGCCAGCAATGAATCATCCCGATAACGCGATTTACGACATTATCGGTAGCATTCTCAGCGACGGTAGGACTTCCCGCCTGTACAAATCTCTGGTAGAAAAGCAGCAAATCGCACTCACCGCACAAGGTTTCAGCGGTTTTCCAGGGGATAAGTATCCTACAATGATGCTGTTTTACGCGCTGACAGCTCCCGGTCATACAGTTGACGAAGTGGCGAAAGGGTTGCGATCGCAAATAGATCGACTCAAAACCGAACCAGTATCCGCAGAGGAATTGGATCGGGTGAAAACGCAAGCGCGTGCGGGTTTGTTGGGAACCCTCAATTCCAATGATGGCATGGCTTCTGCATTAGTGGAATACGAAGTTAAAACCGGTAGCTGGAAAAACTTGTTCAAGCAACTCGATGCGATCGCAGCTGTCACCCCCGCAGATATCCAGCGAGTCGCGCAAGCAACATTCCAACCCCAAAATCGTACCATTGGGCGTCTTCTGCCGAAAGAGTGA